In the Populus trichocarpa isolate Nisqually-1 chromosome 1, P.trichocarpa_v4.1, whole genome shotgun sequence genome, one interval contains:
- the LOC18094739 gene encoding root phototropism protein 3, protein MKAASFPESVLSSGLKTSQFAAECWFDDACILDMDYFAKTLAGIKAKGVRPDFIGSIIAHYASKWLPDLSGDHLSSNKGLANFEESPESVTALWMKKRFFVETLVGILPPEKDSIPCSFLLRLLRIANMVSVEPAYRAELEKRISWQLDQASLKEIMIPSFSHTCGTLLDVELIIRLVRSFVNLDEVAKSGSALIKVAKLVDSYLAEAAVDANLNLSEFIALAGALPSHARATDDGLYRAVDTYLKAHPGLPKQERKALFRLIDSRKLSQEASLHAAQNERLPVRAVIQVLYSEQTKLNRQIDWSGSFSGARSPSLGFEAPARLLSKREMSDQQMEIRKLREDVLRLESQCYVMQMQMERMLEKKKGFFRWKKLGIMPNSLRSSNNVSIVEKIEGKNAGEGDVGSGIQTPVDLKTKLVRGKGKTSPRRRKSMFSNATY, encoded by the exons ATGAAGGCGGCCTCTTTTCCAGAATCAGTTCTTTCCTCAGGATTAAAAACATCCCAATTCGCTGCCGAATGCTGGTTCGACGACGCATGCATCCTTGATATGGACTACTTTGCTAAGACCCTAGCCGGCATTAAGGCTAAGGGTGTCCGTCCAGACTTCATCGGTTCAATCATAGCTCATTATGCATCAAAGTGGCTACCAGACCTCTCTGGTGATCACCTTTCTAGTAACAAGGGGCTTGCGAACTTTGAAGAATCCCCGGAGAGTGTCACAGCTTTGTGGATGAAAAAGAGATTTTTCGTCGAAACCCTAGTGGGAATCCTGCCTCCGGAGAAGGATTCCATCCCATGTAGCTTCCTCCTACGCCTTCTCCGGATTGCAAACATGGTCAGTGTGGAGCCTGCATATAGAGCTGAGCTTGAAAAGAGGATTTCATGGCAACTTGACCAAGCTTCATTGAAAGAGATTATGATACCATCTTTTAGTCACACTTGTGGGACATTGCTAGACGTTGAGCTAATAATTCGTTTAGTGAGGAGTTTTGTTAATTTAGATGAGGTTGCTAAGAGTGGTTCTGCCTTAATTAAGGTAGCTAAGCTTGTTGATTCTTACCTAGCAGAAGCTGCTGTGGATGCTAATTTGAATTTATCAGAGTTCATTGCTCTTGCTGGTGCTCTCCCAAGTCACGCCCGTGCCACAGATGATGGTCTATACCGTGCCGTTGATACTTATCTCAAA GCACACCCTGGACTGccaaagcaagaaagaaaggcTCTTTTTAGGTTGATTGATAGCCGAAAGCTCTCTCAGGAGGCATCACTCCATGCTGCCCAAAACGAACGATTGCCTGTTCGTGCTGTGATCCAAGTCCTCTACTCTGAGCAAACCAAGCTCAATCGACAAATAGATTGGAGTGGGTCGTTTAGTGGAGCTAGAAGCCCCAGCTTAGGGTTTGAGGCTCCGGCTAGGTTGCTTTCGAAACGTGAAATGAGTGATCAACAAATGGAGATAAGGAAGCTGAGAGAAGATGTGCTGAGGCTAGAAAGCCAATGCTATGTGATGCAAATGCAGATGGAAAGGATGttggagaaaaagaaagggttTTTTAGGTGGAAGAAGTTAGGGATTATGCCTAATTCATTGAGAAGTAGTAATAATGTTAGTATTGTTGAGAAGATTGAAGGGAAAAATGCAGGAGAAGGAGATGTGGGGAGTGGAATACAAACTCCTGTGGACTTGAAGACTAAGCTGGTGAGAGGCAAAGGTAAAACTTCTCCCAGGCGGAGAAAATCAATGTTCAGCAATGCTACTTATTAG
- the LOC7490974 gene encoding uncharacterized protein LOC7490974, which produces MKNTAYVVVLVWSFCWLPLIFGFTNSYTTASTVVFESATSESTVNYNYDRIDEVKKHCAPFLASASDLKHEVDRVYNIEDLYFVNGDWRQEVGQSPLLPYIDPGIQKSNFSDFKTPLNLASFWIMDVDRSHRSKKSVSVNGFLVMGTTLDSFRDKPYDGSPHFQIWSGHTQLSISFQGIYTESKNNGGERVMCLLGSTMLPSRESDSSNPWEWAKANFNQPPLLQDDQILLVLRYPMSFTLTSRVIQGEMKSLNSKSNLKYFDEVRILSQLGQSVKYEFGSESLVSKSCAPYPYNDSFVNGGIDIYKGTGFCEILGMITGEGAGPFTIVPNWRCSGTDAYCSKLGPFVSDKEIKATDGSFKGVKLAMQNVICEQKAAPGNASSARVAAVFRAIPPLENQYAVAMRSGLSNMTVVAEGIWKSSTGQLCMVGCLGLVDSDGSTCDSRICLYIPLSFSIKQRSIIFGSFSSTSRINDSYFPLSFEKLVQPTELWNYFRNSHPFYSYSKIEQAGVILEKNEPFSFQTVVKKSLLHFPKVEDTETLRTGLSLLAEDLTLHRSAFPDPLPRSQPKKRTHFQIEILSLGPMFGRFWNVSFGDEETLYDNESQYTQKQLLMNVSAQITLDGEAYSNFSVLFLEGLYDPLVGKMYLAGCRDVRASWNILFESNDLEAGLDCLIEAMVSYPPTTARWLVNPTARISISSQRGEDDPLYFSTVKLQTRPIMYRRQREDILSRRGVEGILRILTLSFAIACISSQLFYINHEVDSVPFMSLVMLGVQALGYSLPLITGAEALFKRKSSESYESSSYYLEKNQWLNVIDYVVKLLVMVAFLVTLRLCQKVWKSRIRLLSRSPREPHRVPSEKWVFLTTSTIHVIGYVIVLIIHSAKTSQISVQMVEYLDSSGRSHTIREWETKLEEYVGLAQDFFLLPQVIGNIIWQINCKPLRKLYFIGITVVRLLPHFYDYIESPVRNPYFAEKYEFVNPNMDFYSKFGDVAIPATAIFLAVAVYIQQKWNYEKLSQTLTIGRRRLLPLGSRAYERLPSKSVEAELASGVNGNTKLETEHEEEE; this is translated from the coding sequence ATGAAGAATACTGCATATGTTGTTGTTCTTGTTTGGAGTTTCTGTTGGTTGCCGCTGATATTTGGTTTCACAAATTCATACACCACAGCTTCAACTGTTGTGTTTGAGTCTGCAACTAGTGAATCTACTGTGAACTATAATTATGATAGAATTGATGAAGTGAAGAAACATTGTGCTCCTTTTCTAGCTTCTGCTTCTGATTTGAAACATGAAGTTGATAGAGTGTATAATATTGAAGATCTTTATTTCGTTAACGGGGATTGGAGGCAGGAGGTGGGTCAATCCCCACTACTGCCATATATTGATCCAGGCAttcaaaaaagtaatttttctgATTTCAAGACCCCACTGAACTTAGCTTCTTTCTGGATCATGGATGTTGATCGTTCCCATCGATCGAAAAAATCAGTTAGTGTGAATGGGTTCTTGGTTATGGGCACTACCCTAGATTCATTCAGGGACAAACCATATGATGGTAGCCCTCACTTTCAGATATGGTCTGGTCACACACAGCTTTCCATTTCATTTCAAGGGATATATACAGAGTCTAAGAACAATGGGGGTGAAAGAGTGATGTGTTTGTTGGGGAGCACCATGTTGCCTTCCAGAGAGTCCGACTCGAGCAATCCATGGGAATGGGCAAAAGCTAATTTTAACCAGCCACCTCTTCTGCAAGATGATCAGATTCTGCTTGTTCTTCGTTATCCAATGAGTTTTACATTGACAAGTAGAGTGATCCAGGGGGAGATGAAGAGTTTAAACTCCAAGTCAAATCTTAAGTACTTTGATGAAGTTCGCATTTTGTCTCAACTGGGGCAGTCAGTGAAATACGAGTTTGGCTCTGAAAGCTTGGTTTCCAAATCGTGTGCTCCATACCCATATAATGATAGCTTTGTGAATGGTGGCATTGATATCTATAAAGGAACTGGATTTTGTGAAATTCTGGGGATGATTACTGGAGAAGGAGCTGGGCCTTTCACCATTGTGCCAAATTGGAGATGCAGTGGTACAGATGCTTATTGCAGTAAATTGGGTCCATTTGTTTCAGACAAGGAGATCAAGGCCACAGATGGGAGCTTTAAAGGCGTCAAGCTTGCTATGCAGAATGTTATATGTGAGCAAAAAGCTGCTCCAGGAAATGCAAGTTCTGCAAGAGTTGCTGCTGTCTTTCGAGCCATTCCTCCACTAGAGAATCAGTATGCTGTGGCAATGAGATCCGGGCTGAGCAACATGACTGTTGTGGCTGAGGGAATCTGGAAATCTTCGACCGGGCAGCTTTGCATGGTCGGTTGCCTTGGATTAGTTGACTCAGATGGAAGTACCTGTGATTCACGAATCTGTTTGTACATTCCTTTGTCATTTTCCATAAAGCAACGGAGCATAATTTTTGGGAGTTTCTCCAGCACCAGTAGAATTAATGACTCATACTTCCCTTTAtcattcgaaaaactagtgcaGCCGACAGAGTTGTGGAATTATTTTAGGAATTCCCATCCATTTTACAGTTACTCAAAAATAGAACAAGCTGGTGTTATCCTGGAAAAAAATGAGCCCTTCAGTTTTCAGACtgttgtaaaaaaatcattgctGCATTTCCCGAAAGTAGAGGACACAGAGACATTAAGAACTGGTCTTTCTCTTCTTGCAGAGGATCTTACCCTCCATAGGTCTGCCTTTCCTGATCCACTCCCTCGTTCACAGCCAAAAAAACGAACTCATTTTCAGATTGAAATTCTCTCTCTTGGCCCCATGTTTGGGCGATTCTGGAATGTTTCGTTCGGAGATGAGGAAACTCTTTACGATAATGAATCTCAGTATACCCAAAAACAACTTCTTATGAATGTATCAGCTCAGATTACACTTGATGGAGAAGCTTATAGCAATTTTTCTGTGCTTTTTCTGGAAGGCCTGTATGATCCTCTTGTTGGGAAGATGTATCTAGCTGGTTGCAGGGATGTCCGGGCCTCATGGAATATCTTATTTGAAAGCAATGATCTTGAGGCGGGTTTGGATTGTTTAATTGAAGCAATGGTGTCTTATCCACCTACTACAGCTCGGTGGCTGGTCAACCCAACAGCTAGGATTTCCATTTCAAGCCAACGGGGTGAAGATGATCCCCTCTATTTTAGCACGGTTAAGCTCCAAACTCGTCCTATTATGTATAGGAGGCAGAGGGAAGACATTCTATCTCGCAGGGGGGTTGAGGGGATCCTCCGGATTTTGACTCTTTCATTTGCAATTGCTTGTATTTCAAGCCAACTATTCTACATCAATCATGAAGTGGATTCTGTTCCGTTCATGTCTCTGGTTATGCTTGGTGTCCAAGCTCTTGGATATAGCCTTCCGCTAATCACTGGTGCAGAAGCTCTCTTTAAGAGGAAGTCATCGGAATCTTATGAAAGTTCATCTTATTATCTTGAGAAGAATCAGTGGCTCAATGTGATTGATTACGTGGTGAAACTTCTTGTTATGGTTGCATTTCTTGTAACTCTAAGGCTTTGTCAGAAGGTGTGGAAATCTCGTATCAGATTACTTTCAAGAAGCCCCCGTGAACCACATCGCGTCCCAAGTGAGAAATGGGTATTTCTGACTACCTCGACCATACATGTGATTGGGTATGTAATTGTGCTCATCATTCATTCTGCAAAAACCAGCCAGATATCTGTTCAAATGGTGGAATACCTTGATTCATCAGGCCGTTCCCACACGATCCGGGAATGGGAAACCAAACTAGAGGAGTATGTGGGTCTTGCTCAGGATTTCTTCTTGCTTCCACAAGTAATAGGTAATATTATTTGGCAAATCAATTGCAAGCCACTGAGGAAACTTTACTTTATTGGGATCACAGTTGTCAGACTTCTCCCTCATTTCTATGATTACATAGAGTCGCCTGTTCGCAATCCTTACTTTGCCGAGAAATATGAGTTTGTGAACCCGAATATGGATTTCTACTCCAAGTTTGGGGATGTTGCCATACCTGCCACTGCGATTTTTCTTGCAGTTGCAGTCTATATTCAGCAGAAGTGGAATTATGAGAAGCTAAGCCAAACTCTCACTATTGGGCGGCGAAGGCTACTTCCTTTGGGGTCCAGAGCCTATGAGAGGTTGCCTTCAAAGTCAGTTGAGGCTGAACTTGCTTCTGGTGTCAATGGAAATACCAAATTGGAGACAgaacatgaagaagaagaataa